A DNA window from Flavisolibacter ginsenosidimutans contains the following coding sequences:
- a CDS encoding homoserine kinase, which yields MKKIKIKAPATVANLVCGFDILGLCLSEPYDVMEVSLLDEKKVIIHNEGNSSLPTEPHLNTAGAPLLDMLNEIDGNIGFDVRILKNIKPGSGLGSSAASAAGAVVAANHLLNNKFSKPDLVRFAMSGEKVASGVKHADNIAPVIYGGTTLIRCIFPLDIVQIPAPQLYITVVHPQIEVRTADARQILRKEVQLKDAIKQWGNIAGLVAGLMKSDYDLIGRSLEDTIIEPLRSILIPEFSKIKKQCIEAGALGGGISGSGPSIFMLSKGEATAKEVEKIMQRIYNAISLHHYTYVTSINTEGCTILSQD from the coding sequence ATGAAAAAAATTAAGATTAAAGCACCGGCGACTGTTGCCAACCTCGTGTGCGGTTTTGATATTCTTGGATTGTGCCTAAGCGAACCATACGATGTTATGGAAGTATCGCTGCTCGACGAAAAGAAAGTTATTATTCACAACGAAGGCAATTCGTCTTTGCCGACGGAACCGCACTTGAACACAGCCGGCGCTCCTTTGCTGGACATGCTGAATGAAATTGACGGTAACATTGGCTTTGACGTCCGCATTCTAAAAAACATAAAGCCCGGTAGCGGCCTGGGCTCAAGTGCTGCAAGCGCAGCCGGTGCAGTCGTTGCAGCCAATCATTTGCTCAATAATAAATTTTCAAAACCCGACCTGGTGCGCTTTGCGATGAGCGGTGAAAAAGTTGCGTCGGGGGTAAAGCATGCTGACAACATTGCGCCGGTAATTTACGGCGGCACAACGTTGATTCGTTGCATCTTTCCGTTGGACATTGTACAAATTCCGGCACCGCAACTTTACATCACCGTTGTACATCCGCAAATTGAAGTACGCACAGCCGATGCACGGCAAATTCTGCGAAAGGAAGTGCAGTTGAAGGACGCCATCAAACAATGGGGGAACATCGCAGGACTTGTTGCCGGCTTAATGAAAAGCGATTATGATTTGATTGGTCGCTCATTGGAAGACACCATCATCGAACCGTTGCGAAGCATTCTTATACCCGAGTTCAGCAAAATAAAAAAACAGTGCATTGAAGCCGGTGCATTGGGTGGTGGCATCTCCGGTTCCGGTCCGTCCATTTTTATGTTGAGCAAAGGCGAAGCCACAGCGAAGGAAGTGGAGAAAATCATGCAGAGAATTTATAACGCTATCTCACTTCATCATTACACGTATGTTACGTCCATCAACACAGAAGGTTGCACCATTCTTTCACAAGACTAA
- the thrA gene encoding bifunctional aspartate kinase/homoserine dehydrogenase I, which translates to MQVLKFGGTSVANATNIKKVKAIVEQKKGSENLVVVVSAFSGVTDKLLQCGGLALENNPEYASLLQGLTAQHVEAVKELLPVTAQSSILSWVVQQFHEVEDICSGIKLLSEFSDKTRDRLVSYGELVSSKIISAYLASEALDNDWLDARKLIVTDDHHTKATVNFAATKEKVQARILSSNKNLFVVPGFIAADEKGNTTTLGRGGSDYTAAIVGACTGASSVEIWTDVSGMMTADPRLVPNAKHIKAISYSEAMELSHFGAKVIYPPTLQPLMQEGIPVWIKNTFDPQDAGTIIEAHSHKNGNSTRGISSVNAIALLSLEGSGMVGIPGFSKRLFEALAAHHINVILITQASSEHSICVGVEEKAASKAKDVIDKAFAYEIERGLIEPLSVEKDLAIIALVGDNMKSHQGISGRMFGVLGRNGVNIRAIAQGSSERNISAVIVKDDIRKALTALHEEFFETTYKQVNLFVVGTGNVGGKLLAQLKQQQEFLQEKSNLQVRIIGLANSRKMIFAEEGIESATWKAQLDAGEQMDLSAFVERMKEKNLRNSVFVDITANEKVASVYESVFQKSISVVACNKIAASSPFARYKKLKDLCHEFEAAFHFETNVGASLPIIGTLNDLVRSGDNINRIEAVLSGTLNFVFNHYDGKKPFSEVVRQAQTEGYTEPDPRLDLSGTDVMRKIMILAREAGAHLEMSDIANTPFMPPSCMEGSVEDFYAEMLKQEDHFKKLYEAAASEGAKLKFVATFKDGKASVGLKHIDPSHDFYHLYGKDNIVSFYTDRYPEQPMVIKGAGAGAEVTASGVFADIIRAARI; encoded by the coding sequence ATGCAGGTTTTAAAGTTTGGCGGAACCTCGGTCGCCAACGCAACAAACATCAAAAAGGTAAAGGCCATCGTTGAGCAAAAAAAAGGCAGTGAAAATCTTGTCGTCGTTGTATCGGCGTTCAGCGGTGTCACCGACAAACTGTTGCAATGCGGAGGCCTGGCGCTCGAGAACAATCCCGAATACGCTTCGCTTCTTCAAGGCTTAACGGCTCAGCACGTGGAAGCCGTGAAAGAATTGTTGCCCGTAACGGCGCAGAGCAGCATCTTAAGTTGGGTGGTGCAACAGTTTCACGAAGTGGAAGACATTTGCAGCGGCATAAAACTGCTCAGCGAATTTTCCGACAAAACCCGCGACCGTCTTGTGAGTTACGGCGAGCTTGTTTCTTCCAAAATCATTTCGGCTTATTTGGCCAGCGAAGCTTTGGACAATGATTGGCTTGATGCCCGTAAACTCATTGTCACCGACGATCATCACACAAAAGCAACGGTGAATTTTGCGGCCACAAAAGAAAAAGTGCAGGCGCGAATTCTTTCCTCAAACAAAAATTTATTTGTAGTTCCCGGCTTTATTGCTGCCGATGAAAAAGGCAACACGACAACGCTTGGACGCGGCGGCTCTGACTACACTGCCGCCATTGTTGGCGCTTGCACCGGCGCTTCTTCTGTTGAAATCTGGACCGATGTTTCGGGCATGATGACCGCAGACCCACGCCTTGTGCCAAATGCAAAACACATCAAAGCCATATCGTACAGCGAAGCCATGGAGCTTTCGCATTTTGGCGCGAAAGTAATCTATCCGCCAACGCTTCAGCCCCTCATGCAGGAAGGCATTCCGGTGTGGATAAAAAACACGTTTGATCCGCAAGACGCAGGCACCATCATCGAAGCGCATTCGCACAAAAACGGCAACAGCACAAGAGGTATTTCAAGTGTGAACGCCATTGCGTTATTGAGTTTAGAAGGCAGCGGCATGGTGGGTATTCCGGGTTTTTCCAAACGCTTGTTTGAAGCCCTTGCGGCCCATCACATCAACGTTATTTTAATTACGCAAGCATCCTCGGAACATTCCATCTGTGTTGGTGTTGAGGAGAAGGCGGCAAGCAAAGCAAAAGATGTTATTGACAAAGCATTTGCGTATGAAATTGAGAGAGGCTTAATTGAGCCTTTGTCCGTTGAAAAAGATTTGGCCATCATCGCACTCGTTGGCGACAACATGAAAAGCCATCAAGGCATCAGCGGAAGAATGTTTGGCGTATTGGGGAGAAACGGTGTAAACATTCGTGCAATCGCACAAGGTTCATCGGAAAGAAATATCTCCGCTGTGATTGTGAAAGATGACATCCGCAAAGCATTAACGGCATTGCACGAAGAGTTTTTTGAAACCACGTACAAGCAAGTCAATCTTTTTGTCGTCGGCACGGGTAACGTTGGCGGAAAACTCCTGGCGCAGCTAAAGCAGCAACAGGAATTTTTACAGGAGAAATCAAACCTGCAAGTACGCATCATTGGTTTAGCGAATAGCCGCAAAATGATTTTTGCAGAAGAAGGAATTGAATCTGCAACTTGGAAAGCACAACTTGATGCCGGCGAGCAAATGGATCTTTCGGCCTTCGTTGAACGCATGAAAGAAAAGAATTTGCGGAATTCTGTTTTCGTTGACATTACCGCCAACGAAAAAGTGGCCAGCGTTTACGAAAGCGTATTTCAAAAAAGCATTTCTGTTGTTGCTTGCAACAAGATCGCAGCCTCCTCTCCTTTTGCCCGCTATAAAAAGTTGAAAGACCTCTGCCACGAATTTGAAGCGGCTTTTCATTTTGAAACCAACGTAGGTGCAAGTTTGCCCATCATTGGAACGTTGAATGATTTGGTGCGCAGCGGCGACAACATCAACCGCATTGAAGCCGTGCTAAGCGGTACGTTGAACTTTGTCTTCAATCATTACGACGGCAAAAAACCGTTTAGTGAAGTGGTGCGGCAGGCGCAAACTGAAGGTTATACAGAACCCGATCCACGCCTTGACTTAAGTGGCACAGACGTAATGCGCAAGATTATGATTTTAGCCCGTGAAGCAGGCGCGCATTTGGAAATGAGTGACATTGCCAATACGCCGTTCATGCCGCCGTCATGCATGGAAGGAAGCGTGGAAGATTTTTACGCGGAGATGTTGAAGCAGGAAGATCATTTCAAAAAGTTATACGAAGCAGCCGCAAGCGAAGGAGCAAAACTGAAATTTGTTGCAACGTTCAAAGACGGCAAAGCTTCTGTTGGTTTAAAGCACATCGACCCAAGCCACGATTTTTATCACTTGTATGGCAAGGATAACATTGTTTCGTTTTACACCGATCGTTATCCCGAACAACCGATGGTGATAAAAGGTGCCGGCGCCGGCGCCGAAGTAACCGCATCCGGTGTATTCGCCGACATTATCAGAGCCGCCAGAATTTAA
- the thrC gene encoding threonine synthase: MQYFSTNNKTIKADFRQATVQGQPSDKGLYFPERIPQLPEDFIKNINNYSKEEIAFEVIKPYVGNTIDDASLKKIVDETVFFDFPLVKISDSISALELFHGPTLAFKDVGARFMSRCLSHFAKDEKRRITVLVATSGDTGGAVADAFYGVENVDVVILYPSGKVSDVQELQLTTLGKNITALEVEGSFDDCQRMVKDAFADKRLNEQLYLTSANSINVARWLPQQFYYFYAYQQWQNEAAPVISVPSGNFGNICAGLMAYSSGLPVQHFVAACNANDVIPQYLASGNYQTKQAVYTLSNAMDVANPSNFVRILEIFNHQLPSLKNAISSYSISDEETVAAIKEVRSNYDYLLDPHGAVGYVALRRYLNEHAEQKGYLLETAHPVKFNTEEFTGYKVEVPSSIQHLLKKEKKSTRMKADGNELKSFLLGEKSLV; encoded by the coding sequence ATGCAATATTTTAGCACGAACAACAAAACCATAAAAGCCGATTTCCGGCAAGCTACTGTTCAGGGTCAGCCGTCAGACAAAGGCTTGTATTTCCCGGAACGCATTCCGCAATTACCGGAAGACTTTATTAAAAACATCAACAACTATTCAAAGGAAGAAATTGCTTTCGAAGTCATTAAGCCTTACGTTGGCAATACGATTGATGACGCCTCGTTAAAGAAGATTGTTGACGAAACGGTATTCTTTGATTTTCCACTCGTGAAAATTTCTGACAGCATCAGCGCATTGGAATTATTTCATGGACCAACGCTTGCTTTTAAAGACGTTGGTGCACGTTTCATGAGCCGCTGCTTGAGTCATTTTGCGAAAGACGAGAAGCGGAGAATCACCGTACTCGTTGCAACATCTGGAGATACCGGTGGTGCAGTTGCGGATGCGTTTTACGGCGTGGAAAATGTTGATGTGGTTATCCTCTACCCTTCTGGGAAAGTGAGTGACGTACAAGAACTGCAATTGACAACGCTTGGGAAAAACATTACGGCTCTTGAAGTTGAGGGAAGCTTCGATGATTGCCAGCGAATGGTGAAAGATGCGTTTGCCGACAAGCGTTTGAACGAACAACTTTATCTCACGTCTGCCAATTCCATCAACGTAGCTCGTTGGTTACCGCAGCAGTTTTATTACTTCTATGCTTATCAACAATGGCAGAACGAAGCTGCGCCGGTTATTTCAGTTCCCAGCGGAAACTTCGGAAACATTTGTGCGGGGTTGATGGCTTATTCGTCCGGTTTACCGGTTCAGCATTTTGTTGCGGCTTGCAATGCGAATGATGTGATACCGCAATATCTCGCTTCAGGAAACTATCAAACGAAGCAAGCGGTGTACACGTTGTCCAATGCGATGGACGTTGCAAATCCAAGCAATTTTGTTCGCATTTTGGAAATCTTCAATCATCAATTGCCTTCGCTTAAAAATGCAATTAGCAGTTACAGCATTTCTGATGAAGAAACGGTTGCTGCTATTAAAGAAGTAAGGTCAAACTATGACTACCTTCTCGATCCGCACGGCGCCGTTGGCTATGTGGCGTTGCGACGTTATTTAAACGAACACGCAGAACAAAAAGGCTATTTGCTGGAAACAGCGCACCCGGTCAAGTTCAACACAGAAGAATTT